A stretch of the Bacillus sp. FJAT-18017 genome encodes the following:
- a CDS encoding MFS transporter has translation MATPETKVAAGIPTRRRVKARWWVMILIFISTVLAYTDRSNISIVAVTMMEEFGWNEQQFGLLASAFFVGYLLLGIPAGWMSDKWGGVKFLAAGVAIWSVFTIATPLAWSFGSMILFRFLLGVGEAVNFPSHTSVVSRWSPIHTRGRWQGLNMSGMAVGVMITAPVTTYLTSKFGWHSSFYVFGALGIIWSIVWLKMATDDPKDHPFISKEELDEMEPDKTAAPVKEFKIPWSKMLQIKEVWGLTLIYFFQNYNWYLYLTWLPAYFMKERGFTLLKVGIYGALPWLGAFIAMNVAGILSDHLAKKYSLSTARRIPIYISFLGTAIFMALGAYTPNEWAALAYITLSVTCLGLNFTMFWTLPIDIGPKTAGTLSGIMNTSGTIAGIIAPALTGYLIITLGSWQYVLFLGAALALMGAILTRFMVSAKQVLD, from the coding sequence ATGGCTACTCCAGAAACAAAGGTCGCTGCAGGAATCCCCACTAGGCGCAGAGTAAAAGCCCGGTGGTGGGTTATGATTTTGATTTTTATCAGTACAGTTCTGGCCTATACCGATCGCTCCAATATATCAATTGTAGCAGTTACGATGATGGAGGAATTCGGCTGGAACGAACAGCAATTCGGCCTTTTGGCTTCGGCGTTTTTTGTTGGTTACCTATTGTTGGGGATACCTGCAGGGTGGATGTCGGATAAATGGGGCGGTGTCAAGTTCCTGGCTGCCGGGGTAGCGATTTGGTCCGTGTTTACTATCGCAACACCACTTGCCTGGAGCTTCGGATCAATGATTTTGTTCCGTTTCCTGCTCGGAGTTGGGGAGGCTGTAAACTTCCCTTCACATACTTCGGTTGTGTCCAGATGGTCTCCCATACATACGAGAGGCCGATGGCAGGGGCTGAATATGTCAGGGATGGCGGTAGGGGTTATGATAACCGCGCCAGTCACAACCTATCTGACATCAAAATTTGGCTGGCATTCTTCGTTTTACGTTTTTGGAGCTTTGGGGATTATATGGTCAATCGTTTGGCTAAAAATGGCGACTGACGATCCGAAAGATCATCCGTTCATCTCAAAAGAGGAACTGGATGAAATGGAGCCGGATAAAACGGCAGCACCTGTGAAGGAGTTCAAGATTCCCTGGTCAAAGATGCTTCAGATCAAGGAAGTTTGGGGCCTTACACTCATCTACTTTTTCCAGAATTACAATTGGTATTTATACCTTACCTGGCTGCCGGCTTATTTCATGAAGGAACGAGGTTTTACACTTCTAAAAGTCGGAATCTATGGTGCGCTTCCATGGCTCGGGGCTTTCATTGCAATGAATGTGGCCGGAATTTTATCGGATCATTTGGCAAAAAAATACTCGTTATCAACCGCAAGAAGAATTCCGATTTATATTTCATTCCTGGGTACAGCCATCTTTATGGCATTGGGTGCTTATACACCAAATGAATGGGCCGCACTCGCCTATATCACACTTTCCGTTACCTGTTTAGGGCTAAACTTTACGATGTTCTGGACCCTCCCAATCGATATTGGGCCGAAAACAGCCGGAACATTGTCGGGAATCATGAACACTTCAGGAACGATTGCCGGGATCATTGCACCTGCGCTCACAGGGTATTTGATCATCACTCTCGGGTCATGGCAATATGTTCTGTTTTTAGGTGCAGCACTTGCTTTAATGGGAGCAATTCTCACACGCTTCATGGTTTCGGCAAAACAAGTTCTCGATTAA
- a CDS encoding sigma-70 family RNA polymerase sigma factor: MFLTDKDTLKAAQQNEAFLNDLLQSSEAFKFVKYSIKEYTKSPAKFMAVNKVEWEDLLQASYIGLFNAIRRMDLRLSQKEWVKYAFLTIKGELRNFSRSNDSNMIVISQRIRELYPKYKKFHEEYWVKHQTDPTIQDTMEYFNISKDDAFDLVYGMQEIIYQESARKRASLVAGEPAYQFRAKAQSVEDLVVNNILVKMYLDFVNEKQRKVIYLHYFKGFSKTEVSRIMGCSPAMVTKHLTTAFDHIRRKIG; the protein is encoded by the coding sequence ATGTTTTTAACCGATAAAGACACCTTAAAAGCCGCACAACAAAATGAAGCCTTTCTGAATGATCTCCTTCAAAGCAGCGAGGCCTTTAAATTCGTAAAATATTCGATTAAGGAATATACGAAATCTCCGGCAAAATTCATGGCGGTGAACAAGGTAGAGTGGGAGGACCTTCTTCAGGCCTCGTACATAGGATTGTTCAACGCGATCCGGAGAATGGATTTGAGACTCTCCCAAAAGGAGTGGGTAAAATATGCTTTTCTTACGATTAAAGGTGAGCTGAGGAATTTCTCGCGCTCCAACGATTCGAATATGATTGTCATCTCGCAGCGAATACGCGAACTGTATCCGAAATATAAAAAATTTCACGAGGAGTATTGGGTGAAGCACCAGACTGACCCAACCATCCAGGACACAATGGAGTATTTCAACATAAGTAAGGACGATGCGTTCGACCTGGTTTATGGCATGCAGGAAATCATCTACCAGGAGAGCGCCCGCAAACGAGCAAGTCTTGTTGCTGGTGAGCCGGCTTACCAATTCAGGGCTAAAGCTCAAAGTGTGGAAGACCTGGTAGTCAACAATATTCTTGTAAAAATGTACTTGGACTTTGTTAATGAAAAGCAGCGGAAGGTTATCTATCTTCATTATTTCAAGGGATTCAGCAAAACGGAGGTTTCGAGGATTATGGGATGCTCACCGGCAATGGTAACGAAACACCTTACTACTGCTTTTGACCATATTAGAAGAAAGATAGGATAA
- a CDS encoding FadR/GntR family transcriptional regulator, with amino-acid sequence MFKVIGKKKKFEEVLDQIKSLLIRKELRIGQKLPNEIELSDSMGISRSSLREAFKVLSVLGIIEGKSGEGTVIKQADPENLKSIMSLVAISRGLDTNELFEVRTILEAAAASYTAARRTEKELAHIEQILLEMDEHYVSGDEEAQSQFDFLFHQAIVKASQNRLLLMLVEVISDLLSEQIRNTRSELSTSPEILKRFQREHWAIFAAIKEKDSVKAQKIMSEHLVLAKAELGVVRVD; translated from the coding sequence ATGTTTAAGGTTATTGGCAAGAAAAAGAAATTTGAAGAAGTGCTCGATCAAATTAAATCGCTGCTGATTCGCAAAGAGCTGAGGATTGGCCAAAAGCTGCCTAATGAAATTGAATTATCCGATTCGATGGGCATCAGCAGGTCCTCCCTGAGAGAGGCATTCAAAGTGCTGTCTGTTCTTGGCATCATCGAAGGAAAATCAGGTGAGGGGACTGTCATCAAGCAGGCCGACCCGGAAAATTTAAAAAGCATCATGTCTTTAGTTGCCATTTCGCGGGGGCTTGATACGAATGAACTGTTTGAGGTGCGGACGATCCTTGAGGCAGCGGCGGCCAGTTATACGGCAGCAAGGCGAACTGAAAAGGAACTGGCGCATATTGAACAAATTCTGTTGGAAATGGATGAACACTATGTTTCAGGAGATGAAGAGGCACAATCACAGTTCGACTTCCTGTTCCATCAAGCGATTGTAAAGGCATCACAGAACCGGCTGCTGTTAATGCTGGTAGAGGTCATTTCTGACTTATTAAGTGAACAAATCCGCAATACCCGTAGTGAGCTTTCAACCTCTCCAGAAATACTGAAGCGATTCCAGCGGGAGCACTGGGCCATTTTTGCGGCAATAAAAGAGAAAGATTCAGTAAAGGCGCAGAAAATCATGTCTGAACACTTAGTCCTTGCGAAAGCAGAACTCGGCGTTGTCCGGGTTGATTAA